In one window of Rhinoderma darwinii isolate aRhiDar2 chromosome 7, aRhiDar2.hap1, whole genome shotgun sequence DNA:
- the LOC142657052 gene encoding uncharacterized protein LOC142657052, with product MFPESVIYTVVFMVMSILGAGVASIQYRFMIIQSEPSEKRYIIGQRILYAMACIGCIGNVMNAIYSAKENPTVHGIGAGLAFFLAATYNLCQAVCLYKRSFSSRGMCHIRLVTTGVTIVALLISIIPYAAAISGSFSNRCGSRCIEILNITGMLGEYMGFSGLAIHQVTHYTDFQMSRCRVKVSCAPEEFLMRSNILYRAGL from the exons ATGTTCCCTGAATCGGTGATCTACACCGTCGTCTTCATGGTGATGTCCATTCTCG GAGCCGGCGTCGCTTCCATCCAGTACAGGTTCATGATCATTCAGTCTGAACCATCGGAGAAGCGTTATATCATCGGCCAGAGAATCCTCTACGCCATGGCATGCATCGGTTGTATTGGGAATGTCATGAACGCCATATATTCG GCGAAGGAAAATCCTACAGTCCACGGCATTGGCGCAGGATTGGCGTTTTTCCTTGCTGCCACTTACAATCTGTGCCAAGCTGTATGCCTGTACAAGAGATCCTTCAGCAGTCGGGGAATGTGCCACATCAGACTGGTAACAACCGGGGTGACCATTGTGGCACTGCTGATCAGCATCATTCCATATGCTGCAGCAATAAGCGGCTCCTTTTCTAACCGATGTGGCAGTCGCTGTATTGAG ATCTTAAATATAACCGGCATGCTGGGAGAATATATGGGATTCTCCGGCTTGGCAATCCACCAAGTGACACATTATACAGATTTCCAGATGAGTAGATGCCGTGTGAAGGTCTCATGTGCTCCAGAAgagtttctgatgagaagtaatatATTGTATAGAGCCGGTTTATGA